In one Candidatus Zixiibacteriota bacterium genomic region, the following are encoded:
- a CDS encoding GHKL domain-containing protein, which produces MNKHDHLLDTGKLSLSVQQDSDKQVLALDALSKLAKQFSSQPQFERIIDVLLLTMCGQFSVANAFALFQQPGIHLKNQFFFASGRFKKNDLLSSLVLSQEHNNYFFENNLPHRIAELKLPGRSANLTYILNECDVRLVAPLIHGNRLIGIVGLGEKVNRKPFDDAEVDLLATIVNTITPFVANSFLFLEMANLSEWYLNILDNVKQGVFVFDSHNALKKVNATGFKILKTFKPDLQNIDALYHVPIDLIFPDGIFRNWTRLLKTTSLKKHGRIFENLKAKSGEIERIYNVRISTIAGGLEKETDLIITLDDVTLQKENELRLFDLEKFAEKGVMASSIAHELNNFLALILGGVEMTQLSLERDNREKADSTLERIKGTVSQMERFTAGLMDYTRMNTAKDSDNLNSIIGNVLSFVSAQKKFRHINISTDFDAALPEFAIDSDQIAQLLLNFLNNAADAINEAKREMGQITVKTVKIDNSVDLSVSDNGIGVNPEVKDRLFKAHLTTKKNGHGYGLVTCAKIIQNHNGEIKIDSVVGKGTTITLRFPIVVEN; this is translated from the coding sequence ATGAATAAGCACGATCACCTTCTCGATACCGGTAAGCTCTCATTGAGTGTTCAGCAGGATTCGGACAAACAGGTTCTGGCTCTGGATGCTCTCTCTAAACTGGCCAAACAGTTTTCCAGCCAGCCGCAATTCGAACGGATTATCGATGTCCTGCTTCTGACCATGTGCGGGCAGTTCTCGGTGGCCAATGCCTTTGCTCTTTTCCAGCAGCCGGGGATACATCTCAAAAATCAGTTCTTCTTCGCTTCCGGTCGTTTCAAGAAAAATGACCTGCTATCATCCCTTGTTTTAAGCCAAGAACATAATAATTATTTTTTCGAGAATAACCTTCCGCACCGTATCGCGGAACTCAAATTGCCGGGACGTTCGGCCAATCTGACCTATATCCTGAATGAGTGCGATGTCCGCCTGGTGGCCCCCCTGATACACGGCAACCGCCTGATCGGTATTGTCGGTCTGGGAGAGAAAGTCAACCGGAAACCGTTCGATGATGCCGAGGTGGATTTGCTGGCCACCATCGTCAACACCATCACCCCCTTCGTGGCCAATTCTTTCCTGTTTCTGGAAATGGCCAATCTGAGTGAATGGTATCTCAATATTCTCGATAATGTCAAACAGGGGGTTTTCGTCTTCGACAGCCACAATGCCCTCAAGAAAGTCAATGCTACCGGTTTCAAGATCCTGAAAACTTTCAAACCCGATCTGCAGAATATCGATGCGCTCTATCATGTCCCGATCGATCTGATTTTCCCCGACGGCATTTTCCGCAACTGGACCAGGTTGCTTAAAACCACCAGTCTTAAAAAACATGGCCGCATCTTTGAAAACCTGAAAGCCAAAAGCGGCGAGATCGAACGGATTTACAATGTCCGGATCAGTACCATCGCGGGCGGATTGGAAAAAGAGACCGACCTGATTATCACCCTTGATGATGTCACCTTGCAGAAGGAAAACGAACTGCGCCTGTTCGATCTGGAAAAATTCGCCGAAAAAGGTGTTATGGCTTCATCGATTGCCCACGAACTCAACAATTTTCTGGCCCTGATCCTCGGTGGTGTGGAAATGACCCAGTTATCCCTGGAACGGGATAATCGGGAAAAAGCCGACAGCACGCTCGAAAGAATTAAAGGGACGGTCAGCCAGATGGAACGCTTTACGGCCGGCTTGATGGATTATACTCGGATGAATACCGCTAAAGATTCCGATAACCTCAATTCCATAATCGGTAATGTCCTTTCGTTCGTATCGGCCCAGAAAAAATTCCGCCATATCAATATCAGCACTGATTTCGATGCCGCTCTGCCGGAATTTGCTATCGATTCCGACCAGATCGCCCAACTCCTTTTGAATTTTCTCAACAATGCCGCCGATGCTATCAACGAGGCCAAAAGAGAGATGGGCCAGATAACCGTCAAAACCGTCAAAATCGACAATTCCGTGGATTTGTCGGTCAGCGATAATGGTATCGGCGTCAATCCCGAAGTCAAAGACCGTCTTTTCAAGGCGCACCTGACCACCAAGAAAAACGGTCATGGCTATGGTCTGGTGACCTGCGCCAAAATTATCCAGAACCACAATGGTGAGATCAAGATCGATTCGGTAGTCGGTAAAGGCACCACCATCACTCTCCGCTTTCCCATTGTCGTTGAAAATTAA
- a CDS encoding ATP-binding protein, with the protein MPIRTIKEIENIHMPVEIIKENTLIVPSEIIGKAVERFYERVDNYIKGSGREVVLDCSRLDHATSSNIYILWRSILRFREARIETLLVKVSSNLERILKVLDLYELMVIDRTGEKTAPAPKVAVNLDGADHGIILEFKPDDGAIVKRRHEFRGFLKKINLPEILIFELETVFYEVASNIRQHSHIGKENAIRFSATPSSEKIRMEFVYPGIKFDPKKNLPDFHPETAIKSQQKRGYGLMLINRMMDNLKYEHRDNTVNVLTLEKKWR; encoded by the coding sequence ATGCCGATAAGAACAATAAAAGAAATAGAGAATATTCACATGCCGGTTGAAATTATTAAAGAAAATACGCTGATTGTCCCGTCCGAAATAATCGGGAAAGCCGTCGAGCGCTTCTATGAACGAGTCGATAATTATATTAAGGGAAGCGGCCGGGAGGTTGTCCTGGACTGTTCCCGCCTCGATCATGCCACTTCGAGCAATATTTATATCCTCTGGAGAAGTATTCTCAGATTCCGTGAGGCCCGCATCGAGACCCTCCTGGTGAAAGTCTCGTCTAACCTGGAGCGTATCCTGAAGGTCCTCGATCTTTATGAGCTGATGGTCATTGACCGGACCGGAGAGAAAACCGCCCCGGCGCCGAAAGTGGCGGTCAACCTTGATGGTGCCGACCACGGTATAATTCTGGAATTCAAACCCGATGACGGAGCTATCGTGAAGCGTCGGCATGAATTCCGCGGTTTCCTGAAAAAAATCAACCTGCCGGAAATTCTCATCTTCGAACTGGAAACTGTTTTTTACGAAGTCGCCAGCAACATCCGCCAGCACAGCCACATCGGAAAGGAAAACGCCATTCGCTTCAGCGCCACCCCGTCCTCCGAAAAGATCAGGATGGAATTCGTCTATCCCGGTATAAAATTCGACCCGAAAAAGAATCTTCCGGATTTCCATCCCGAAACCGCCATCAAAAGCCAGCAGAAACGCGGTTACGGATTGATGTTAATCAACAGAATGATGGACAACCTGAAGTATGAACACCGTGATAACACGGTCAATGTCCTGACCCTGGAAAAGAAATGGAGGTAG
- a CDS encoding PP2C family protein-serine/threonine phosphatase codes for MDDKATDTISRGWPEARQFKNSIRFEFSLYMSGIILVLMLATGYFITDRYVKTVTRNTIDKVLIQARSYSGSTGKLIIAANGPDALLLNNICNKLAADNSDIHWVGITDKDYVFLAHTNIKEVISGARMTPPANEGFRDIPREGEAFDRRGDSLFIAIPVMENNILVGYLGVAASARQIIEARNRSLVTVISITIVMILLGIPVTMIILHRKLRPLSLITDSLKKIDFDNIIIDIPHHSRNEFGYLSETLRVMGTRLNAAQKDIIEKERIARELEIAREIQTNILPTGYPSAAAFEFAGAYRSAREVGGDYYDFIDFNDMYMAFLVADVSGKSLPGMLVMLLTRDIIKRLTRNIMEPSLILSGVNRELLKNIKKGMFVTMFFGLLNKTTGEFTFASAGHNPLIKMNSRTGKIEQLKTKGFPLGMMPAEAFDKRIEKGRIMLQNDDWLVQYTDGINEAVNPGGEEFGMDRFTGILKENMSAYPADLIERTMNRHEAFVGTADQFDDITLMVMKWNGMDADKNNKRNREYSHAG; via the coding sequence ATGGACGATAAAGCGACCGATACCATATCCCGGGGATGGCCCGAGGCCCGGCAGTTTAAAAATTCCATCCGGTTCGAGTTCTCTCTTTATATGTCGGGTATCATCCTGGTGTTGATGCTGGCCACGGGGTACTTCATCACCGACCGCTATGTGAAAACCGTCACCCGCAACACCATCGATAAAGTGTTAATCCAGGCTCGTTCATATTCCGGCTCGACCGGCAAACTGATTATCGCCGCCAACGGTCCCGATGCCCTGCTCTTGAACAACATCTGTAACAAACTCGCCGCCGATAATTCCGATATCCACTGGGTCGGAATCACCGACAAAGACTATGTTTTTCTGGCCCATACCAATATCAAAGAAGTTATTTCGGGAGCCCGGATGACTCCGCCAGCCAATGAAGGATTTCGGGATATCCCGCGTGAAGGCGAGGCCTTCGATCGGCGCGGCGACTCGCTTTTTATCGCCATCCCGGTAATGGAAAATAATATCCTGGTCGGCTATCTGGGGGTGGCGGCCTCCGCCCGGCAGATTATCGAGGCCCGCAACCGCTCCCTGGTCACGGTAATATCGATTACGATCGTGATGATTCTTCTGGGGATCCCGGTCACCATGATTATCCTGCACCGCAAATTACGACCGCTCAGCCTGATCACCGACAGCCTGAAAAAGATCGATTTCGATAATATCATCATCGATATTCCCCATCACAGCCGTAACGAATTCGGATATCTATCGGAAACGCTGCGGGTAATGGGGACCCGGCTGAACGCCGCCCAAAAAGATATAATCGAGAAAGAACGGATTGCCCGCGAACTGGAGATCGCCCGCGAAATCCAGACCAATATCCTCCCGACCGGATACCCCTCTGCCGCCGCTTTTGAATTCGCCGGGGCTTACCGCAGCGCCCGCGAGGTCGGCGGCGATTATTACGATTTTATCGACTTCAACGATATGTACATGGCCTTCCTGGTCGCCGACGTTTCCGGGAAGTCGCTGCCGGGTATGCTGGTGATGCTTCTCACCCGCGATATCATCAAACGGCTGACGAGAAATATCATGGAACCGTCTCTGATCTTGAGCGGGGTCAACCGGGAACTGCTTAAAAATATCAAGAAGGGCATGTTCGTTACCATGTTTTTCGGCCTGCTGAATAAAACCACCGGGGAATTCACCTTCGCCTCCGCCGGCCACAATCCCCTGATAAAAATGAATAGCCGCACCGGCAAGATAGAACAGCTCAAAACCAAAGGTTTTCCACTGGGCATGATGCCGGCCGAAGCCTTCGATAAAAGAATCGAAAAAGGCCGGATAATGTTGCAGAACGATGACTGGCTGGTGCAATACACCGATGGTATCAACGAAGCCGTTAATCCGGGGGGCGAAGAGTTCGGGATGGATCGTTTTACCGGAATTTTGAAGGAAAATATGTCCGCCTATCCCGCCGACCTGATCGAACGAACCATGAATCGTCACGAAGCCTTTGTCGGGACGGCCGATCAATTCGATGATATTACCCTGATGGTCATGAAATGGAATGGAATGGATGCCGATAAGAACAATAAAAGAAATAGAGAATATTCACATGCCGGTTGA
- a CDS encoding anti-sigma factor antagonist (This anti-anti-sigma factor, or anti-sigma factor antagonist, belongs to a family that includes characterized members SpoIIAA, RsbV, RsfA, and RsfB.) has protein sequence MDEMKIASTRVNGDTVELNPGKMLDNSNAHEMAMAISEAQSRGYKYIIINMDQLEFISSAGVGSILGSVETMRESDGDIIICNAAETILHVFSVLDLFDYLTIKPDRDEALKTCQVGHQG, from the coding sequence ATGGATGAAATGAAAATCGCCTCCACTCGCGTTAACGGCGATACCGTCGAATTGAATCCGGGGAAAATGCTTGACAACAGCAATGCCCATGAGATGGCTATGGCTATCAGCGAGGCTCAGTCCCGGGGATACAAATATATTATCATTAATATGGACCAGCTGGAATTTATCTCCTCGGCCGGGGTCGGATCGATTCTCGGATCGGTCGAGACCATGCGGGAGAGCGACGGCGATATCATTATCTGTAACGCCGCCGAAACCATCCTGCATGTTTTCAGTGTTCTCGATCTTTTCGATTATCTGACGATTAAGCCCGATCGGGATGAGGCACTTAAAACCTGCCAGGTCGGTCATCAGGGATAA